Genomic segment of Leishmania panamensis strain MHOM/PA/94/PSC-1 chromosome 20 sequence:
GCAGAAAGCTACAAAGGGAGAGCTGGTTGACGGAGCAGGTTTCGTCTGAAGAGCTCGCATTGGTGGCAATCacccacaagcacacacaagaaCCCGCCGCAGAgcactctcttttcttttagACCCAGGATGGGCTACACACGGGAGCGCACGAACCGGCACTTCTTTGTGTCCCGCGCCAatgccttcttctctcgtctgCCAATTGCTCGCATTCAGCGCGCGTTGGCGATGGAGGCAATCAAGAAGGGCTCCATGAAGCCGTGGAAGTACACCAAGGAGCAGATCGTTGGCTCTCCCGTCACATGCAACTTCGAGTACAACCCACGGCCGGTGCGCCTCATCGGCACAGTAATGGATGCGCACACCGAGGAGACAAGCATCAAGGGTGGGCTGAAGGTATATGCGCgcaacgaggaggcgaaCATGATGCTGTGGATCCCAGCCGGCAACCCCAAGCTGAAGTATGAGGTGACCTCCGCCAAAGGCAGCTTTGAGCATTACCTGGACGAGCGTAGCAAGTGGGACGAGGCGTGGCTAA
This window contains:
- a CDS encoding hypothetical protein (TriTrypDB/GeneDB-style sysID: LpmP.20.4770), which encodes MGYTRERTNRHFFVSRANAFFSRLPIARIQRALAMEAIKKGSMKPWKYTKEQIVGSPVTCNFEYNPRPVRLIGTVMDAHTEETSIKGGLKVYARNEEANMMLWIPAGNPKLKYEVTSAKGSFEHYLDERSKWDEAWLTGRARMK